In Molothrus ater isolate BHLD 08-10-18 breed brown headed cowbird chromosome 21, BPBGC_Mater_1.1, whole genome shotgun sequence, a single genomic region encodes these proteins:
- the SGSM2 gene encoding small G protein signaling modulator 2 isoform X8, giving the protein MWKNQPNGQEPLKRQGSTTSKTPVLTPQAIKHIWVRTALIEKVLDKIVQYIVDNCSKYYEKEALLADPVCGPILASLLVGPCALEYTKLKTADHYWTDPSADELVQRHRIHGAHGRQDSPSKRPALGIRKRHSSGSTSEDRFAASAREYVESLHQNSRTHLLYGKNNVLVQPKDDLEAIPGYLSLHQSADSLTLKWTPNQLMNGTLGDSELEKSVYWDYALIVPLSQIVCIHCHQQPESRWTLVLVSQDGTQRPPLHFPQGGHLLAFLSCLENGLLPRGQLEPPLWSQQGKGKVFPKLRKRNSNKSVDLEEMPAEDTSTDYVFRIIYPGHKHDNITINYHHLAASRSTSVDDDEEEEDKLHAMLSMICSRNLTAPNRMKDTSEMIEMQGFGANLLSWQLEHCSQGSSCISCSMGSSPYDIPSCCTCIHDRTPLKMLCESMKRQIISRAFYGWLAHCRHLSTVRTHLSALVNHSIVPPDRPACAAAGLTKELWSKYQKDRKNYKELELLRRVYYGGVQHEIRKEVWPFLLGHYKFGMAKKEMDQVDADIALRYQKVMAEWKACEVIVKQREKESHSATLAKFSSGSSIDSHVQRLIHRDSTISNDVFISVDETEPVEQDPKGQEEPALTAPPAAAEFDSPDSGLPSSRNYSVASGVLSSIDDGQGGSFEDGPEEEGSAGQRAQPGLLQPQDSVPEEQPGSQLGSQDYLVDVASVCAASYTIELLDTVALNLHRIDKDVQRCDRNYWYFTAENLEKLRNVMCSYVWEHLEVGYVQGMCDLLAPLMVILDNDQLAYSCFSHLMKRMSQNFPNGGAMDTHFANMRSLIQILDSELFELMHQNGDYTHFYFCYRWFLLDFKRELLYEDVFTVWEVIWAAKHISSEHFVLFIALALVEVYREIIRDNNMDFTDIIKFFNEMAEHHDAAEILRIARDLVYKVQTLIENK; this is encoded by the exons GAAAAATCAGCCAAACGGGCAGGAACCCCTCAAAAGGCAGGGATCAACCACAAGCAAAACACCTGTCCTGACACCTCAGGCTATCAAGCACATCTGGGTTCGAACAGCCTTGATTGAGAAGGTGCTGGACAAGATTGTGCAGTACATTGTTGATAACTGCAG TAAATACTATGAAAAGGAAGCTTTACTGGCAGATCCTGTTTGTGGCCCAATACTGGCTTCTCTGCTAG TTGGACCGTGTGCTCTGGAGTACACCAAGCTAAAGACAGCTGACCACTACTGGACCGACCCTTCGGCCGACGAGCTGGTGCAGCGGCACCGCATCCACGGCGCGCACGGCCGCCAGGACTCGCCCTCCAAGCGCCCAGCCCTGGGA atcCGCAAGCGCCACTCCAGCGGCAGCACGTCGGAAGATCGCTTCGCTGCCTCGGCACGGGAGTACGTGGAGTCCCTGCACCAGAACTCCAGGACCCACCTTCTCTACGGCAAGAACAACGTCCTGGTGCAGCCG AAAGATGACTTGGAGGCAATTCCTGGATATCTCTCCCTTCATCAATCAGCAGATAGTTTGACATTGAAATGGACTCCAAACCAGCTGATGAATGGAACCCTTGGAGATTCAGAACTGGAGAAAAG tGTTTACTGGGACTATGCATTGATTGTGCCACTGAGCCAGATCGTCTGCATCCACTGCCACCAGCAAC cagaaagcagatgGACATTGGTGCTGGTGAGCCAGGATGGGACCCAGAGGCCTCCGCTGCACTTTCCCCAGGGAGGGCACCTGCTTGCcttcctgtcctgcctggagAATGGGCTCCTGCCCCGGGGCCAGCTGGAGCCCCCGCTCTGGTCCCAGCAGGGCAAG GGCAAGGTGTTTCCAAAGCTTCGAAAACGGAACAGCAACAAATCAGTGGACCTGGAGGAGATGCCAGCTGAGGACACATCCACAGATTATGTCTTCAGAATTATTTATCCTGGACACAAGCACGATAACA TAACTATTAACTACCACCACTTAGCTGCCAGCCGCTCTACCTCTGTTGAcgatgatgaggaggaggaagataaGCTACACGCAATGCTATCAATGATCTGCTCTCGGAACCTCACAGCTCCTAATAGGATGAAAG ACACCAGTGAGATGATAGAGATGCAAGGCTTTGGGGCAAACCTGCTGTCGTGgcagctggagcactgcagccagggctcctcctGTATCTCCTGTTCCATGGGCAGCTCTCCCTACGacattcccagctgctgcacctgCATCCACGACAG AACTCCCCTAAAGATGTTGTGTGAAAGCATGAAGAGGCAGATCATTTCCAGAGCCTTTTATGGAT GGCTGGCACACTGCCGGCACCTGTCCACGGTGCGCACGCACCTCTCGGCGCTGGTCAACCACAGCATCGTGCCCCCCGACCGCCCCGCCTGCGCCGCCGCCGGCCTCACCAAGGAGCTCTGGAGCAAGTACCAGAAGGACAGGAAG AACTACAAGGAACTGGAATTACTAAGAAGAGTCTATTATGGTGGGGTCCAGCATGAGATTCGGAAGGAAGTGTGGCCATTCTTGTTAGGTCACTACAAATTTGGCATGGCCAAGAAGGAGATGGACCAG GTGGACGCAGACATTGCTCTGAGGTACCAGAAGGTGATGGCTGAGTGGAAGGCCTGCGAGGTCATAGTGAAGCAGCGAGAGAAGGAGTCGCACTCAGCCACGCTGGCCAAGTTTTCATCGGGCAGCAGCATTGACAGCCACGTCCAGCGGCTCATCCACAGGGACTCCACCATCAGCAATGAT gtgtttatttctgtggatgAAACAGAGCCGGTGGAGCAGGACCccaaggggcaggaggagcccgcGCTGACGGCGCCGCCCGCGGCCGCCGAGTTCGACTCTCCCGACTCGGGGCTGCCCTCGTCCAGGAACTACTCGGTGGCCTCGGGGGTCCTGTCCAGCATCGACGACGGCCAGGGCGGCTCCTTCGAGGACGGGCCCGAGGAGGAGGGCAGCGCCGGGCAGAGAGCGCAgccggggctgctgcagccGCAGGACTCtgtcccagaggagcagccgggctcccagctgggctcccaGGATTATTTGGTGGATGTGGCCTCGGTCTGCGCCGCGTCCTACACA ATAGAGTTATTGGACACTGTTGCCTTAAATTTGCACAGAATTGATAAAGATGTCCAGAGATGTGACCGGAATTATTGGTATTTTACTGCTGAGAACCTGGAGAAGCTCCGAAATGTCATGTGCAG CTATGTCTGGGAGCACCTAGAAGTTGGTTATGTCCAAGGCATGTGTGACCTCCTGGCTCCTTTGATGGTTATTCTTGACAATG ATCAGCTGGCCTACAGCTGCTTCAGCCACTTGATGAAGAGGATGAGCCAGAACTTCCCCAACGGAGGTGCTATGGACACACACTTTGCCAACATGCGGTCCCTCATCCAG ATTCTGGACTCAGAACTTTTTGAATTGATGCACCAGAATGGAGATTACACTCATTTTTACTTCTGCTATCGCTGGTTCTTGCTTGACTTTAAAAGAG AATTGTTGTACGAGGATGTATTTACAGTGTGGGAAGTTATTTGGGCAGCAAAGCACATCTCTTCAGAACATTTTGTCCTTTTCATTGCCTTAGCACTTGTGGAAGTTTATCGAGAGATTATCCGTGATAACAACATGGACTTCACTGATATTATCAAGTTTTTTAATG AAATGGCTGAGCACCACGATGCTGCCGAGATCCTGAGGATAGCCAGAGACCTTGTCTACAAAGTGCAGACACTGATTGAGAACAAGTGA
- the SGSM2 gene encoding small G protein signaling modulator 2 isoform X4, producing MSCSADAVKDKLLWNVKKEVKQIMEEAVTRKFVHEDSSHIIALCGVVEACLLHMLKRRAAGFLRTDKVAALFTKVGKTCAIAGDVCKKVQELQQQVESRKNQPNGQEPLKRQGSTTSKTPVLTPQAIKHIWVRTALIEKVLDKIVQYIVDNCSKYYEKEALLADPVCGPILASLLVGPCALEYTKLKTADHYWTDPSADELVQRHRIHGAHGRQDSPSKRPALGIRKRHSSGSTSEDRFAASAREYVESLHQNSRTHLLYGKNNVLVQPKDDLEAIPGYLSLHQSADSLTLKWTPNQLMNGTLGDSELEKSVYWDYALIVPLSQIVCIHCHQQPESRWTLVLVSQDGTQRPPLHFPQGGHLLAFLSCLENGLLPRGQLEPPLWSQQGKGKVFPKLRKRNSNKSVDLEEMPAEDTSTDYVFRIIYPGHKHDNITINYHHLAASRSTSVDDDEEEEDKLHAMLSMICSRNLTAPNRMKDTSEMIEMQGFGANLLSWQLEHCSQGSSCISCSMGSSPYDIPSCCTCIHDRTPLKMLCESMKRQIISRAFYGWLAHCRHLSTVRTHLSALVNHSIVPPDRPACAAAGLTKELWSKYQKDRKNYKELELLRRVYYGGVQHEIRKEVWPFLLGHYKFGMAKKEMDQVDADIALRYQKVMAEWKACEVIVKQREKESHSATLAKFSSGSSIDSHVQRLIHRDSTISNDVFISVDETEPVEQDPKGQEEPALTAPPAAAEFDSPDSGLPSSRNYSVASGVLSSIDDGQGGSFEDGPEEEGSAGQRAQPGLLQPQDSVPEEQPGSQLGSQDYLVDVASVCAASYTIELLDTVALNLHRIDKDVQRCDRNYWYFTAENLEKLRNVMCSYVWEHLEVGYVQDQLAYSCFSHLMKRMSQNFPNGGAMDTHFANMRSLIQILDSELFELMHQNGDYTHFYFCYRWFLLDFKRELLYEDVFTVWEVIWAAKHISSEHFVLFIALALVEVYREIIRDNNMDFTDIIKFFNEMAEHHDAAEILRIARDLVYKVQTLIENK from the exons GTGTGGTGGAGGCGTGCCTGCTGCACATGCTGAAGCGCAGGGCTGCCGGCTTCCTGCGCACCGACAAGGTGGCCGCGCTCTTCACCAAGGTGGGCAAGACCTGTGCCATAGCTGGGGACGTGTGCAAgaaggtgcaggagctgcagcagcaggtagAGAGCAG GAAAAATCAGCCAAACGGGCAGGAACCCCTCAAAAGGCAGGGATCAACCACAAGCAAAACACCTGTCCTGACACCTCAGGCTATCAAGCACATCTGGGTTCGAACAGCCTTGATTGAGAAGGTGCTGGACAAGATTGTGCAGTACATTGTTGATAACTGCAG TAAATACTATGAAAAGGAAGCTTTACTGGCAGATCCTGTTTGTGGCCCAATACTGGCTTCTCTGCTAG TTGGACCGTGTGCTCTGGAGTACACCAAGCTAAAGACAGCTGACCACTACTGGACCGACCCTTCGGCCGACGAGCTGGTGCAGCGGCACCGCATCCACGGCGCGCACGGCCGCCAGGACTCGCCCTCCAAGCGCCCAGCCCTGGGA atcCGCAAGCGCCACTCCAGCGGCAGCACGTCGGAAGATCGCTTCGCTGCCTCGGCACGGGAGTACGTGGAGTCCCTGCACCAGAACTCCAGGACCCACCTTCTCTACGGCAAGAACAACGTCCTGGTGCAGCCG AAAGATGACTTGGAGGCAATTCCTGGATATCTCTCCCTTCATCAATCAGCAGATAGTTTGACATTGAAATGGACTCCAAACCAGCTGATGAATGGAACCCTTGGAGATTCAGAACTGGAGAAAAG tGTTTACTGGGACTATGCATTGATTGTGCCACTGAGCCAGATCGTCTGCATCCACTGCCACCAGCAAC cagaaagcagatgGACATTGGTGCTGGTGAGCCAGGATGGGACCCAGAGGCCTCCGCTGCACTTTCCCCAGGGAGGGCACCTGCTTGCcttcctgtcctgcctggagAATGGGCTCCTGCCCCGGGGCCAGCTGGAGCCCCCGCTCTGGTCCCAGCAGGGCAAG GGCAAGGTGTTTCCAAAGCTTCGAAAACGGAACAGCAACAAATCAGTGGACCTGGAGGAGATGCCAGCTGAGGACACATCCACAGATTATGTCTTCAGAATTATTTATCCTGGACACAAGCACGATAACA TAACTATTAACTACCACCACTTAGCTGCCAGCCGCTCTACCTCTGTTGAcgatgatgaggaggaggaagataaGCTACACGCAATGCTATCAATGATCTGCTCTCGGAACCTCACAGCTCCTAATAGGATGAAAG ACACCAGTGAGATGATAGAGATGCAAGGCTTTGGGGCAAACCTGCTGTCGTGgcagctggagcactgcagccagggctcctcctGTATCTCCTGTTCCATGGGCAGCTCTCCCTACGacattcccagctgctgcacctgCATCCACGACAG AACTCCCCTAAAGATGTTGTGTGAAAGCATGAAGAGGCAGATCATTTCCAGAGCCTTTTATGGAT GGCTGGCACACTGCCGGCACCTGTCCACGGTGCGCACGCACCTCTCGGCGCTGGTCAACCACAGCATCGTGCCCCCCGACCGCCCCGCCTGCGCCGCCGCCGGCCTCACCAAGGAGCTCTGGAGCAAGTACCAGAAGGACAGGAAG AACTACAAGGAACTGGAATTACTAAGAAGAGTCTATTATGGTGGGGTCCAGCATGAGATTCGGAAGGAAGTGTGGCCATTCTTGTTAGGTCACTACAAATTTGGCATGGCCAAGAAGGAGATGGACCAG GTGGACGCAGACATTGCTCTGAGGTACCAGAAGGTGATGGCTGAGTGGAAGGCCTGCGAGGTCATAGTGAAGCAGCGAGAGAAGGAGTCGCACTCAGCCACGCTGGCCAAGTTTTCATCGGGCAGCAGCATTGACAGCCACGTCCAGCGGCTCATCCACAGGGACTCCACCATCAGCAATGAT gtgtttatttctgtggatgAAACAGAGCCGGTGGAGCAGGACCccaaggggcaggaggagcccgcGCTGACGGCGCCGCCCGCGGCCGCCGAGTTCGACTCTCCCGACTCGGGGCTGCCCTCGTCCAGGAACTACTCGGTGGCCTCGGGGGTCCTGTCCAGCATCGACGACGGCCAGGGCGGCTCCTTCGAGGACGGGCCCGAGGAGGAGGGCAGCGCCGGGCAGAGAGCGCAgccggggctgctgcagccGCAGGACTCtgtcccagaggagcagccgggctcccagctgggctcccaGGATTATTTGGTGGATGTGGCCTCGGTCTGCGCCGCGTCCTACACA ATAGAGTTATTGGACACTGTTGCCTTAAATTTGCACAGAATTGATAAAGATGTCCAGAGATGTGACCGGAATTATTGGTATTTTACTGCTGAGAACCTGGAGAAGCTCCGAAATGTCATGTGCAG CTATGTCTGGGAGCACCTAGAAGTTGGTTATGTCCAAG ATCAGCTGGCCTACAGCTGCTTCAGCCACTTGATGAAGAGGATGAGCCAGAACTTCCCCAACGGAGGTGCTATGGACACACACTTTGCCAACATGCGGTCCCTCATCCAG ATTCTGGACTCAGAACTTTTTGAATTGATGCACCAGAATGGAGATTACACTCATTTTTACTTCTGCTATCGCTGGTTCTTGCTTGACTTTAAAAGAG AATTGTTGTACGAGGATGTATTTACAGTGTGGGAAGTTATTTGGGCAGCAAAGCACATCTCTTCAGAACATTTTGTCCTTTTCATTGCCTTAGCACTTGTGGAAGTTTATCGAGAGATTATCCGTGATAACAACATGGACTTCACTGATATTATCAAGTTTTTTAATG AAATGGCTGAGCACCACGATGCTGCCGAGATCCTGAGGATAGCCAGAGACCTTGTCTACAAAGTGCAGACACTGATTGAGAACAAGTGA